One segment of Variovorax sp. PAMC28562 DNA contains the following:
- a CDS encoding LacI family DNA-binding transcriptional regulator, whose product MATIKDVALHAGVSITTVSHVLNDTRHVSEQGRERVQAAIRALGYVPSAVARSLKSNTTSTLGMLIPNSSNPYFAEIVRIVEDRCFAAGYTLILCNTDDEPHRQSVYLKVLAERRIDGLIVVSTGDDDSLVTQLRGIRLPIVLVDREIADPTCDLVETAHMQGGLLAVRHLLSLGHRQIACIGGPAGVMPSEQRIEGWRMALAESGAAPGATTLLWRGGFTSQGGYEAMHAILRTDQPPSAVFACNDLMAIGALRAAHETGVRVPDELSIVGFDDIELSGYTSPPLTTVAQPKDHIGALAVDMLLERVSQRRQEPRKVVLQPELRVRASTARMQAGPP is encoded by the coding sequence ATGGCCACCATCAAAGACGTTGCGCTGCACGCCGGGGTATCGATCACCACGGTGTCGCACGTGCTGAACGACACCCGCCACGTCAGCGAGCAAGGCCGCGAACGCGTGCAGGCCGCCATACGCGCGCTGGGGTACGTGCCGAGCGCCGTTGCGCGCAGCCTGAAAAGCAACACCACCTCCACGCTCGGGATGCTGATCCCGAACAGCTCCAATCCGTACTTCGCCGAGATCGTGCGCATCGTCGAAGACCGCTGCTTCGCCGCCGGCTACACGCTGATTCTCTGCAACACCGACGATGAGCCGCATCGGCAGAGCGTGTACCTCAAGGTGCTGGCCGAACGACGTATCGACGGCCTGATCGTGGTGTCCACCGGAGACGACGATTCGCTGGTCACCCAACTGCGTGGCATCAGGTTGCCGATCGTGCTGGTCGATCGCGAGATCGCCGATCCGACGTGCGACCTCGTCGAGACCGCACACATGCAGGGCGGGTTGCTCGCCGTGCGGCATTTGCTGTCGCTCGGCCATCGGCAGATTGCCTGCATCGGCGGCCCAGCCGGCGTGATGCCGAGCGAGCAGCGCATCGAGGGTTGGCGCATGGCGTTGGCGGAGAGCGGTGCGGCGCCCGGCGCCACCACGCTGTTGTGGCGCGGCGGCTTCACCAGCCAGGGCGGCTACGAGGCGATGCATGCGATCCTGCGCACCGACCAGCCGCCTTCCGCTGTCTTCGCATGCAACGACCTGATGGCGATCGGCGCGTTGCGCGCCGCGCACGAGACCGGCGTCCGGGTACCGGACGAACTGTCGATCGTCGGCTTCGACGACATCGAACTGTCGGGCTACACCAGCCCGCCGCTCACCACCGTCGCCCAACCCAAGGATCACATCGGCGCTCTGGCGGTAGACATGCTGCTGGAGCGCGTCAGCCAGCGCCGACAGGAGCCACGCAAAGTGGTGCTGCAGCCCGAGTTGCGCGTGCGGGCATCGACGGCCCGGATGCAGGCCGGCCCGCCATGA
- the rbsK gene encoding ribokinase yields MNPTSSSAPPRIVVLGSLNMDLVVRVPHAPAAGETLQGRSIHSIPGGKGGNQAVSCARQGALVSLVGCVGADANGEALRQALHLDGIDTSAVTTDASAPTGTALVMVEDTGQNRIVVIAGANAHVEIDDMALAAQLHGTAFLIAQFETPIAQVARAMTAAHRAGCRVLLNPSPVQPIDDALWPLIDTLVVNEVEAQTLSGRLVESPRDAALAGESMRSRGVARVVVTLGASGAVAVDADGARHHPTLPVETVDTTAAGDTFLGALAVTLASGASLDEGVSLGIRAAALCIAQPGAQPSIPLRSAVLRSALPPAWTPL; encoded by the coding sequence ATGAATCCGACGTCATCCTCAGCACCACCGCGCATCGTCGTGCTGGGCAGTCTCAATATGGACCTGGTGGTGCGAGTGCCGCACGCGCCCGCTGCAGGCGAGACGCTGCAGGGCCGTTCGATCCACAGCATTCCCGGTGGCAAAGGCGGCAATCAGGCAGTGAGTTGCGCGCGCCAGGGTGCGCTTGTCAGCCTGGTCGGCTGCGTCGGTGCCGACGCGAACGGCGAGGCGTTGCGCCAGGCGCTGCACCTGGACGGCATCGACACCTCGGCGGTCACCACCGATGCCTCGGCGCCCACCGGCACCGCACTGGTCATGGTCGAGGACACGGGCCAGAATCGCATCGTGGTGATTGCCGGCGCCAATGCGCACGTCGAGATCGACGACATGGCGCTGGCAGCCCAGCTGCACGGTACGGCGTTCCTCATTGCACAGTTCGAGACCCCCATCGCGCAAGTCGCGCGTGCGATGACTGCGGCCCATCGCGCCGGTTGCCGCGTGCTGCTCAACCCGTCGCCGGTGCAACCGATCGATGACGCGCTGTGGCCGCTGATCGACACGCTGGTGGTCAACGAGGTCGAGGCGCAAACGCTTTCGGGCCGACTGGTCGAGAGCCCGCGCGATGCCGCCCTGGCTGGCGAGTCGATGCGTTCACGCGGCGTTGCACGCGTGGTCGTCACGCTGGGCGCCAGCGGCGCCGTGGCCGTCGATGCGGACGGTGCGCGCCACCATCCGACACTCCCCGTGGAGACGGTCGACACCACCGCAGCCGGCGACACTTTTCTAGGTGCGCTGGCGGTAACTCTCGCCTCCGGCGCGTCACTGGACGAGGGCGTTAGCCTGGGCATCCGGGCCGCAGCGCTGTGCATCGCGCAGCCCGGCGCTCAACCTTCCATCCCGCTGCGCAGCGCCGTGTTGCGCAGTGCCTTGCCACCCGCCTGGACACCACTTTGA
- the rbsD gene encoding D-ribose pyranase: protein MKRTLLLHPELSQSIARLGHGDMVVLADAGLPIPDGPRRIDLAVTPGVPRLADVLKAVLSEMQVERAMIARETIDAGAGHVLPAWCAGQLAIAPEMISHEELKRLCARAKVVVRTGECTPYANIVLCAGVTF from the coding sequence TTGAAACGCACTTTGCTCCTCCATCCCGAACTGTCGCAATCGATCGCCCGCCTGGGTCATGGCGACATGGTCGTACTCGCCGACGCCGGTCTGCCGATTCCCGATGGCCCGCGCCGCATCGACCTCGCGGTCACACCGGGCGTGCCCCGACTCGCCGACGTGCTCAAGGCCGTGCTGTCGGAGATGCAGGTCGAGCGCGCCATGATCGCGCGTGAAACGATCGACGCCGGTGCAGGCCACGTGCTGCCAGCCTGGTGTGCCGGTCAATTGGCCATCGCGCCCGAAATGATCTCGCACGAGGAGCTCAAGCGCTTGTGTGCGCGTGCCAAGGTGGTGGTGCGCACGGGTGAGTGCACGCCTTACGCCAACATCGTGCTGTGTGCCGGAGTGACGTTCTGA
- a CDS encoding MOSC domain-containing protein, with the protein MTPPNAAPLADLAAFDVRATISRLFVYPIKSCAGVELPEVLLTEAGLEFDRAWMVVDAAGVFVTQRELPRMALVRPQMKQMEMVLRAPGMLALHIAFDRVEGPVRVTVWNDEVAAYDMGDIAAQWFSDFLSEPGKPRQLRMVRFDPEQKRLSNMKWTRGVEATNQFADGFPLLITSEASLAELNEKLVAAGHGAIGMERFRPNIVLAGIEAQDEDRVDIFHVATAPDAQALLQPAKPCPRCPIPDIDPATAVSTHEVVDTLSTYRQNDRVDGAITFGMNCIVLQGGTEGAEQVLKVGQPVGANYVFG; encoded by the coding sequence GTGACTCCACCCAACGCCGCTCCGCTTGCCGACCTGGCGGCTTTCGACGTTCGCGCCACCATCTCGCGCCTGTTCGTCTATCCGATCAAATCCTGTGCCGGCGTCGAACTCCCCGAAGTCCTGCTTACCGAAGCGGGACTCGAATTCGACCGCGCCTGGATGGTGGTCGATGCCGCCGGTGTGTTCGTCACACAGCGCGAGCTGCCGCGGATGGCGCTCGTCAGGCCGCAGATGAAGCAGATGGAAATGGTGCTCCGCGCCCCCGGGATGCTGGCACTCCACATCGCATTCGATCGGGTCGAAGGTCCGGTGCGGGTCACGGTCTGGAACGACGAGGTGGCCGCCTACGACATGGGCGATATCGCTGCGCAGTGGTTCAGCGACTTCCTGTCGGAGCCCGGCAAGCCCCGGCAACTCAGGATGGTCCGCTTCGACCCCGAGCAAAAGCGGCTGTCCAACATGAAGTGGACCCGAGGCGTGGAAGCGACCAACCAGTTCGCCGACGGCTTCCCGCTGCTGATCACCAGCGAAGCATCGCTTGCCGAACTGAACGAGAAGCTGGTGGCCGCCGGGCATGGCGCGATCGGCATGGAGCGATTCCGCCCGAATATCGTGCTGGCCGGCATCGAGGCGCAGGACGAAGACCGGGTCGACATTTTCCATGTCGCTACCGCACCCGATGCGCAGGCCTTGCTGCAGCCCGCGAAGCCGTGCCCGCGCTGTCCCATTCCGGACATCGATCCCGCCACCGCCGTGTCGACGCACGAGGTTGTCGACACGCTATCGACCTACCGGCAAAACGACCGGGTCGACGGCGCCATCACTTTCGGCATGAATTGCATCGTGCTGCAGGGCGGGACCGAGGGCGCCGAGCAGGTGCTGAAAGTGGGCCAGCCGGTCGGTGCCAACTACGTCTTCGGATAG
- a CDS encoding FAD-dependent monooxygenase, protein MSLPPEVCIRGAGIVGRTLALLLARERVRVALVSPQLPNPHEDVRAYALNAASRTLLEGLRAWPDAQHATEVREMQVNGDAGGRVQFSAPSQKVDALAWIVDVPALERQLSDAVRFQPRIDVVAEPVPAALTVVCEGKVSTTRDALGVRYEVTRYPQHAIAARLEAEQPHGEIARQWFDDRGEVLALLPVGGSGSRSLALVWSVDQLRAPALLALSADDFAAAVREASQDALGALTLTSERAAWPLQRAIADRWSGTMADGKAWALAGDAAHTVHPLAGQGLNLGLADAAELASVLKGREYWRGVGDARLLRRYERARRTDVLSMSLATDALQQLFAHRTEPLPALRNWGMRGFDRTRFVKQWIARQAMGLP, encoded by the coding sequence ATGTCTCTTCCCCCCGAAGTCTGTATTCGCGGCGCCGGCATCGTCGGCCGCACGCTGGCGCTGTTGTTGGCGCGCGAACGCGTCAGGGTGGCGCTCGTGTCGCCGCAACTGCCGAACCCCCACGAAGACGTGCGCGCCTATGCGCTCAATGCCGCCTCCCGGACCTTGCTCGAAGGACTCCGCGCCTGGCCCGATGCGCAGCACGCGACCGAAGTCCGCGAGATGCAGGTCAACGGCGACGCAGGTGGTCGCGTGCAGTTCAGCGCCCCGAGCCAAAAGGTCGATGCGCTGGCCTGGATCGTCGACGTGCCGGCGCTGGAACGCCAGCTGAGCGATGCGGTCCGCTTTCAGCCACGCATCGACGTCGTGGCCGAGCCGGTGCCGGCGGCGCTCACCGTGGTGTGCGAGGGCAAGGTCAGCACGACACGTGACGCACTCGGCGTGCGATATGAGGTCACGCGCTACCCGCAACATGCGATCGCCGCGCGACTCGAAGCCGAACAACCGCATGGGGAGATCGCGCGCCAGTGGTTCGACGACCGCGGCGAGGTGCTGGCATTGCTTCCGGTCGGCGGCTCCGGTAGTCGCTCGCTGGCGCTGGTCTGGTCGGTCGACCAACTGCGCGCGCCGGCGTTGCTGGCCCTGAGCGCAGACGACTTCGCCGCGGCGGTGCGCGAAGCCAGTCAAGACGCGTTGGGTGCTTTGACGCTCACGAGCGAGCGTGCCGCCTGGCCCCTGCAACGCGCCATCGCCGATCGCTGGAGCGGCACGATGGCCGACGGCAAGGCATGGGCGCTGGCGGGTGACGCGGCGCACACTGTGCATCCGCTCGCGGGCCAAGGCCTCAATCTGGGCCTGGCCGATGCGGCCGAACTGGCCTCGGTACTGAAGGGCCGCGAGTATTGGCGGGGCGTCGGCGATGCGCGTCTGCTGCGCCGCTACGAGCGCGCCCGTCGCACCGACGTGCTGTCGATGAGCCTCGCGACCGACGCGCTACAACAACTCTTCGCGCATCGCACCGAGCCGCTGCCGGCACTGCGCAACTGGGGCATGCGTGGCTTCGATCGCACGCGGTTCGTCAAACAGTGGATCGCCCGGCAGGCCATGGGCCTTCCCTGA
- a CDS encoding DsbC family protein, which produces MKLACKLLAVFGFGAALLTSFNALAGEAEIRKNLAARIPQFAKIDEVSKSPIAGVYEVRINGAEIFYTDEQGNYLLQGNLIDVKARKNLTEARVEKLSEVAFDKLPVNDAFKIVRGNGKRKLAVFEDPNCGYCKHFERDLKTVDNVTVYLFLYPVLGADSTAKARNIWCAKDKVKSWNDWMSSEVKPDAASADCDVAAVQRNVEFGRKYNITGTPTLIFSDGSRAPGAIPAAQVEQKLSAAN; this is translated from the coding sequence ATGAAACTCGCTTGCAAACTTCTTGCCGTCTTCGGCTTCGGGGCTGCCCTGCTCACCAGCTTCAATGCGCTGGCCGGCGAAGCCGAAATCCGAAAGAACCTCGCGGCGCGCATTCCGCAGTTCGCGAAGATCGACGAGGTTTCCAAATCGCCGATCGCCGGCGTGTACGAAGTCCGCATCAACGGCGCCGAAATCTTCTACACCGATGAGCAGGGCAACTACCTGCTTCAAGGCAATCTCATCGATGTGAAGGCGCGTAAGAACCTGACCGAAGCGCGGGTCGAAAAGCTCAGCGAGGTCGCATTCGACAAGCTGCCGGTGAACGACGCTTTCAAGATCGTGCGCGGCAACGGCAAGCGCAAGCTCGCAGTTTTCGAAGATCCCAACTGCGGCTACTGCAAGCACTTCGAGCGTGACCTGAAAACGGTCGACAACGTGACGGTCTATCTCTTCCTGTACCCGGTGCTCGGTGCGGATTCGACTGCCAAGGCGCGCAATATCTGGTGCGCCAAAGACAAGGTCAAAAGCTGGAACGACTGGATGTCGAGCGAGGTCAAGCCCGATGCGGCCAGCGCGGATTGCGATGTCGCCGCCGTGCAACGTAATGTCGAATTCGGCCGCAAGTACAACATCACCGGCACGCCGACGTTGATCTTCAGCGACGGCTCGCGCGCACCGGGCGCGATTCCTGCAGCCCAGGTCGAGCAGAAACTCAGCGCAGCCAACTGA